GACGACGGCCAGGGCGGTGCCGATGCCGGACGGTGCGAGGGCGAGGACGGCGATGCCCGCGAAGGTGCACGCGGCACTCAGGGCGGTGACCTGGTTCGGCGTGGCACCCAGCGTGTAGGCCACCGCGGCGGCCCAGCGACCGAGGCGGCGGTTGACGAAGCGGGAGTACGCGGGCGCACCCGTCGAGGGCTTCTGGGCCGACGCGAGGGCGGCGAGGGCGGGTCGCACGGCACGGGGCACGGCGGGTCGGGCCGAGGCCGCCTCGGCGGTCGGGGTCGTGGTGGTGTCGCTCACGAGGCCACCGCCAGCGAGTCGACGTCGGCCGTGTGCAGTTCGCGCGTGACGACGGCACCGATGCGACGGCGCATGCGTTCCGGTGTGAACCGCTGCAGGTAGGCCTCGCGGGCGTGGCGCCCGGCGACGGCCAGGGTGGCGACGTCCATCGACGCGAGGATCGTCGTCAGGCCGTCGACGTCGCGACGGTCGAAGAGCCAGCCCGTGCGACCTTCGTCGACGACCTCCTCGGGACCGCCGGAGCGGCTGGCGATGACGGGACGCCCCTGGCTGAACGCCTCGAGCGTCACGAGTCCGAACCCCTCGAGGGTGTCGGTCGGCAGGATGACCGCGTCGGCGTCGCGCAGGTAGGGCGACGCGTCGTCGACCTCTCCCACGACCGTGACCGTCTCGGGCCGCGAGACGATCGCGGCGACGAGACCGGGCACGTCGACGGAGGACCCGACGGCCGGGGGGCCGCCGAGGACGACGAGCTGGCCGGGGCAGCCCGCCGCGTTCCAGGCGGTGAGCAGCGTCGCGTGGCCCTTGTGGCCGTTCCATCGGCTCGCCACGACGTACTGGGGTGCGCGGCCCTCGGCGCGGTCGATCGCGGCGATCGATCGGTCCGAGACGCCGTTGTGGACCACGACGGCACGCGAGTCCTCCGCGAGGCCGGACGAGTCGAGCACCGAGCGGGACACGGCGACCAGCGAGGTGCAGGCACGGGCCAGGGGACGGAGGCCACGACGGTCACCGTCGCTCCAGGGCTCCTGCAGGTGTCCCACGACGCGGCGGACGCCCATGGCCCGGGCGACGGGAGCGACGACGAGACAGGCGCTCGTCGCGCAGTAGACGAGGTCGAAGTGGCGTCCCGACAGGCGGAGCGCCGTGCGGGCCGCGTCGCGGGCCAGGCGGACGAGTCCGAGCGCCCCGAGCCGGGTCCGGCGCAGGATCGGCAGGGGCGTCCGCTCGACGCGCGCCCCGAGCTCGCGCAGCCTCGGGCCCAGGGGCCCGACCGCGACGTCGGAGGGCAGCCAGACCGTGACGTCGAGGTCGTCGCGGGCGGCGAGCTCGCCGACCACCTCGAGCACGATCCGGTCCGAGCCGTACATCTCGTCGGACGAGTGCACGAGCAGCACCCGGCTGCGACGCGATCCCCTCCGGCGGCGGGGGAGTTCGGGCAGGTCGACGCCCGGGCGGGCGTCCTCCCGCGTGGCCGATGAGGCGGTCGCCGCCGGTGCGGACTGGCGGTCCCGGTAGTGCCTGATGTCGACGGACATGCTCTCTCCCCTGTCGTCGTGAGCGTGGTCCGGGCCCGTGATCGGCCCGTGGTGGTCTCGGATGCTGCTGGAGGGGCTCAATACGCTCCCCGGTGCTCGAAGAGGACGCGGACGGTGCGCCACATGATGACGAAGTCGACCGTCAGCGACCAGTTCTCGACGTAGTAGAGATCGAGGCGGACGCTCTCCTCCCAGCTGAGGTCGCTGCGTCCGTTCACCTGCCACATGCCGGTGAGGCCGGGCTTGATGTACAGGCGCCGGTGGACGTGGTCCTCGTACCCCTCGACCTCGCGCGGGAGGGGCGGGCGGGGCCCGACGACGCTCATCTCGCCCCGGACGATGTTCCACAGCTGGGGCAGCTCGTCGAGCGACCAGCGGCGGAGGACTCCACCGACGCGGGTGACCCGGGGGTCGGACTTCATCTTGAAGAGGAGGCCCGCACCCTCGTCGGCCTGCGTCAGGTCGGCGAGTCGGCTCTCGGCGTCGACGACCATCGAGCGGAACTTCAGCATCTCGAAGGTGCGCCCGTCCCGGCCGACCCGTCGCTGTCGGAACAGCACAGGGCCGGGGCCGTCGAGCCGCACCGCCAGGGCGACCACCGCGAACACCGGCGCGAGGACGATGAGGGCGGCGGACGCCAGCACCAGATCGGACAGACGCTTGAGGGCGTGCCGCGGACCGTCGAACTGAGGGAGCTCGACGTGCATCAGGGGGAGACCCTCGACCGGGCGGTAGTGGATGCGCGGCCCGGCCACGTTCGTCAGTCGCGAGGCGATGACGAGCTCCGTCGCGCGTCCTTCGAGCGACCATCCGAGGTCGCGGAGGTACTCGCGGCCACGTCCCGGTTCGCCGGCGACGATGACGCTCTCGGCGCCCAGACGCCAGACCGCACGGGGGACGCCGTCGAGGTCCGCCACCACGGGGACGACGCGGCCCCCGACGACGATGCCTCGCGGGTCGGCGTCCGGGACGGCGGCCCCGACGACGTCGTAGACGGCACCGCTCGTCTTGTCGATGCGACGGACGACGTCGGCGATGTCGTCGCGCGATCCCACGATGACCGCCCTCGAGAGGTAGTGGCCCTTCGCACGCTGACGCTCGAGCCAGCGCCGCATCGTCCACCGGCCGACGACCAGGCCGGCCCCGCCGACGGGCAGCGCCACCAGGAAGTAGCCCTCGCCGCCGATGTGACCGACCGAGGCGAACCCGATCGCCACGACGGCGAAGGCCCACACGCTGGCCGTGAGGAGGCGCTTGTACTCCACGACGCCGCTGCCGACGACCGCGAGGTCGCGGGTGCGGTGCAGCGTCAGGCACAGGGTCCAGACCAGTCCGACGACGACGGGCAACCCGGGCGAGCCGACCGACTCGACGAGGGTGGACGCGTCCGAGCCCTGACCGGCGGCGATGGCGCGCGCGGCGTCGACCGCGACGGCACCGACGATGCTCAGGGTCAGGACGACGGTGTCGACGAGGCGGAGACGGCGCCGGTAGCGGCGGGCCCAGGCGGCGCCGGACTCGGCGTCGTGGGTCGCGGCCGGGGAGGCGAGGGGCGCCTCCGACTCGGGCAGGTCGAACGGGGGGTCGATCCGTCGCGGTGACGACGGTCCGACCAGGACTGAGCGGAGTTCGCTCTGCGTGCTGGACATCGGGTCTCGGGTTCGGGTAGGGGACGGCACGCCCACGTCGGTGGTGACGACGGGGCGGTGGCGGGCGGTCGATCGAGGTTCGGGTTCGATCGACCGCCCAGGCGTCGCGCCGGAACACGGGCGTCACGAGGGTGCGGGACGTCCGGCGGGGCGGCGACGGGCGCGTCGGGCAGCGGGTCTGCTCGACGCACGATTCGGGTCGGTGCGGTGATGCGGGAGCAGATGCTCCCGGTGAGAGGGTCGGGTTTCTCGGTTCCTGGTGATTTCGGGTCGACCAGGAGGATGCTGTGACTCTAGTTCGGGGGGCACCCGACACTGGAGCCTATCAAGACCCCCCGTTCGGGGGCGTTCGTGTCCCCCCTGTTGCCGACACCCGAACGGGTGACCCCCGACCCCCGTCGTGTCACCCGTGCGGGGGTGACAAGGAGCCGTGAAACGCGGTGGCGCGGCGTGTCCCTCCGAGGGCAGGATGCGAGCCTCCGGGCGCCCTGTGCAAAACACCTGATCAGAAGCCTGATCACACGGACCGATGAGTGCCCGACACGCAGACGAGGGCGGGGTTCACGTTCCCGACACGTGTCGTTCATCTGACCTCGTCCCCCTCTCGGAGGACACCCGTGGGGTACACACGAACAGCGCCCCCCGACCGATCGGTCGAGGGGCGCATCACCCGTCACAATCACCCTCGTCCGCGTGTCACGGACGGGTGACGAATCCCTGCTCGACCATCCAGTCGAAGGCCACGTCGGCCGGCTCCTCGCCCTCGACGTCGACCGCCAGGTTGAGACGGCGCATCTCGGTGTCGGTGAGGGCGGGCGAGATCTCGTCGTAGACCTCGGCCAGCTGGGGGTACTCCTCGAGCGTGGCCGTCGAGAGCACCGGTGCCGCGTTGTAGGCGGGGAAGAACCCGCGGTCGTCCTCGAGCACGTCGAGGTCGAGCGAGTCGATCCGACCGTCGGTCGTGAAGACCTCGCCGAAGTTGCAGCTGCCCCGGTCCGTCGCGGTGTAGACCGTGCCCGTGTCGAGGATGCTGACGTTGCTCGTCGGCACGCCGTCCGCGGCCCCGAGTTCGAGCCCGTAGGCCGCGAGCATGGGGGCGAAGCCGTCGGCCCGCGAGTTGAACTCGGCCTCGACGCAGAAGGTGCGCTGGTCGACGGGCAGGTCGGCGATCTGCGAGAGCGACGTGATGTCGCCCAGCTCGGGCACGGCCTCCGCCCGGACGGCCATGGCGTAGGTGTTGTTGAGGGGCGCCGGCTCGAGCCAGGTCAGTCCGTTGTCGGCGTCCGCGTCACGGACGGCCTCGTACTGCTCCTGCTGGTCGGGGATGCCCTCCGCCTCGGCGAGGTAGGTCAGCCAGGCGGTGCCGGTGTACTCGTAGGTCATGTCGGCCGTGCCGTCGAGCATCAGCTGTCGCACCGCCACCGACCCCGGCACGTTCGTCATGTCGGTCACCTCGAAGCCCGCGGCCTGGGCGGCGAGCACCGCGATCTTGCCGAGGATGAGTTGCTCGGTGAAGTTCTTCGCCGTCACGGTGATGGCTGCGTCCTCGGGCAGCCCCTCGATGGCGCGGATCGAGCCGGGTGCCACCGCGGGCACGAACGCCGTCGCCGGTTGCAGGCCGCATCCGGTCAGCGCGACCGTCGCCGCGGCGGCGACGGCGAGGGCCGAGGAGGCGCGGCGCAGCCGGCGGGGGAGGCGTGAGGCGGTCATTCGCGGAGTCCCTTCGGACGGGCGACGTACTCGACGACGCGACCCAGCCAGTCGATCATGAGGGCGAGCAGGGCGATGAGCAGGGCCCCGGAGACGAGGACCCGGGGCAGGAAGAGGTTGACCCCGGTGGTGATGAGCAGGCCCAGGCCGCCGGCGCCGATGAAGGTGGCGAGGGCCGCCGACCCGACGAGCAGCACGAGGGCCGTGCGGATGCCGGAGAGCATCACGGGGACGGCCAGCGGCAGCTCGACCTTGAGCAGGACCGACGACGCGCTCATGCCCATGCCTCGACCGGCCTCGACGAGGCGGGCGTCGACGCTCTGCAGTCCGATCATGGTGTTCCGCAGCACCGGCAGCACCGCGTACAGCACGAGCGCCACGACGGCCGCCCAGAAGGTGAAGCCGAGCCAGAACGCGAGCAGCACGATGAGACCGATGGCCGGTGCGGCCTGCCCGAAGTTCGCGACGACCAGCACGGGTCCGCTGATGCGGACGAACGGGCGCCGGGTGAGCAGCACCCCGAGGGGGATCGCGAGCACGAGCACGATCGCCGCCGACACGAACGTCAGGGCGAGGTGCTCGCCCGTGTAGGCCAGCAGGTCGGAGGGGTTGAGGGTGGTGCGTTCGGCCGTCGTCAGGTCGGCCGTGGTCAGCCAGACGACGAACGCCGCGAACACGGCGAGCACGGCCACGGGTTGCACGAGCAGTCCGAGCCACGCCGGGCGGGACCCGCGCCGACCGGACGAGCTCCCGTCGACCGGGGCCGAGGCCGGGGCGACCGAGGCGGTCATGCCGCGTCCTCGTCGTCCGCGGGGGCCCCCGGCACGACGTCGAACGAGCCCGTGTTGGTGCCCACCGGCGCGTCGTGCTGGGCCTCGGCGGCCGACGCGCGCGCCCGGGTGATGGCCTCCATCACGACCTCGACCGTGATGACGCCGATGAAGGCGTCGCGCCGGCCCGTGACGAGCGCGGCACCCGCACTCGAGACCAGCATGGTGTCGAGTGCGTCGTTCAGCGTGGCGCCGCTGCCGATGACGGGCAGGTCGGCGTCGGGTGTCGAGCCCAGCACGCCGAGACGGCCGAGCTGTCGGCGCGAGGGCCACGAGACCGGTCGTTCCCGATCGTCGACGACGACCGCGTGGCCGTGGCCTGCCGCCTCGACGCGGGCGAGGACGTCGACGGCGGACTCGCCCGAGCGGGCGACGACGGCCTCGGCGAGGTCGACGTCGCGCACGCGCGTCAACGTCAGCTGCTTGAGGCCGGCCCCCGACCCGATGAAGTTCTCGACGAACTCGTTCGCCGGCTCCGCGAGGATGCGCTCGGGGGTGTCGTACTGCACGATCCGTGCGCCCTCGGAGAAGATGACGATCCAGTCGCCGAGCTTGACGGCCTCGTCGAAGTCGTGGGTGACGATGACGATGGTCTTCTGCAGCTCGTGCTGGATGTTGATCAGCTCGTCCTGCAGGCGCTGACGGGTGATCGGGTCCACGGCGCCGAAGGGCTCGTCCATCAGCAGCACGGGCGGGTCCGCCGCCAGCGCCCGGGCGACGCCGACGCGCTGCTGCTGACCGCCGGAGAGCTCGCGCGGGTACCGGTCTCGGTACGTGGCCGGATCGAGCGACACGAGTTCGAGCAACTCGTCGACGCGGGCCGCGATGCGCTCCTTCGACCAGCCGAGCATCTTCGGCACGATCGCGATGTTCGCCGCGACGCTCATGTGCGGGAACAGTCCGCCGGCCTGGATCACGTAGCCGATGCGACGGCGCAGCTCGTCGCCGTCGATCGAAGTGACGTCGTCGTCGCCGAGGACGATGCGTCCCTCGGAGGGCTCGATCAACCGGTTGATCATCTTGAGCGTGGTCGTCTTGCCGCAGCCCGAGGGCCCGACGAGCATGACGATCTTCCCGGCGGGGATCTCGAGGGTGATGCCGTCCACGGCCGGCTTCGCCTGGCCGGGGTACCGCTTCGTGACCTGGTCGAGGGTGATGCTGCGACCCGAGACCTCGTCCGAGGGGGACGAGGAGGCGCGGGTGGGGTCAGTTCTGGACACGGATGCCTCTCGAGACGGTCAGGCGGCCGAGGCCGACGAGGAGGAGGTCGAGGACGAGGGCGAGCAGGACGACGCCCACCACGCCCGTGACCACGGAGGCGAGCGCGTTCGCCCCGCCGAGTCGGGACAGGCCCGAGAAGATGAAGCCGCCGAGGCCGGGCCCCAGCGCGTAGGCCGCCACGGCGGCGATGCCCATGACCATCTGCGCGCTCACGCGGATGCCCGTGAGGATGATCGGCCACGCGAGGGGCATCTGGACGGTCGCGAGGGTGCGGAACCGGCCCATGCCGATGCCCCGCGCCGACTCGACGACGGAGCCGTCGACCTCGTGGAGTCCGACGACGGCGTTGCGCAGGATCGGCAGGGCGGCGAAGAACGTCACGACGATGACCGACGGTGCGACGCCGAAGCCCGCGAAGGGGATCAGGAGGCCGACGAGCGCGAACGACGGGAGGGTCAGCCCGACGGCGGAGACGCCGTTCGCCAGGGAGTAGAGCCTGGGACTGCGGTGCACGAGGGCGGCGAGACCGACCGAGATGAGCACGGCCAGGACGAGGCACTGCACCACGAGGGAGAAGTGCTGCCAGGAGGCGAACCAGATCTGGCTCCACCGGTCCACCACGAAATCCCACGCCACGCAGACCATCTCCCCGTCGCCGGCACCGACCGTCGGTCCGGACGGCCGCACCTCGGAGGACGACCGGCGTCCACCCTAGCCACGGCCCCTGCGCCGCGTCATGTCGCAGAGCACCGCGCACGGGGCCGGGGTGTCCGCTGCCGTTACCAGATCGGATGAAGAGAATCCCTGGTGGCGACGGCTTGTCGACTGCAGCCGACACCCCGTTGTAACGATCCTGGGTTTCGTGCCCGTCGGGCCTCCGTCAGGGGGCCGACACCTCGGTCGAGACCTTGTACCGGGCTCCGTGGTGTTCGTCCGGCAACCGGTCGCCGCGCCCGAACAGCTTCTGCCGCAGGGTGCCCGGTTCGTACTCGGTGGGATAGACGCCCCGGGCCTGGAGCACGGGGATCACGTGCTCGACGACGTCCTCGAACGTGCCGGGCGTGATCGCGTAGGCCAGGTTGAAGCCGTCGACGTCGGTCTCGTCGACCCACTCCTGCAACTGGTCCGCGATCTCGTCGCCGGACCCGACGATGCGGGGCCCGAGACCGCCGATCCCCGCCGCCTCGGCGATGTCGCGGATCGTCCACTCCTTGCCCGTGTCGCCCTCCTGCGCCTGGAAGTTCGCGAGTGCCGACTGGATGGCGTTGCTCTCGACGTCACCCACGGGGTCGTCGAGCGAGTAGGTCGACAGGTCGACGCCCATCCAGCCCGACATCAGCGTCAGGGCCCCTTCGTGGGAGGCGTAGCGCCGGTACTCGTCGTGCTTGGCCCGGGCCGCCTCGGGGGTGGCGTCGGTGATGATCGTCAGCAACGTGTAGATGCGCGCCGAGTAGCGGTCCCGACCCGCGGCCTCGAGGGCGTCCCGGATCTTTCCGACGGTCGCGGCCAGGCGTTCCTTGGTCGGGGCTGCCACGAAGATCGACTCGGCGTTGCCGGCGGCGAAGCGGATGCCCCGCGGCGAGGCACCGGCCTGGTAGATGACGGGCGTGCGTTGAGGGCTGGGCTCGGCGATGTGGATGCCGGGCACCTTGTAGTACGTGCCGTCGTGGCCGATCTCGTGGACCTTCGTCGGGTCCGTGAAGACGCCCGACT
This genomic interval from Frigoribacterium sp. Leaf415 contains the following:
- a CDS encoding glycosyltransferase family 4 protein; the encoded protein is MSVDIRHYRDRQSAPAATASSATREDARPGVDLPELPRRRRGSRRSRVLLVHSSDEMYGSDRIVLEVVGELAARDDLDVTVWLPSDVAVGPLGPRLRELGARVERTPLPILRRTRLGALGLVRLARDAARTALRLSGRHFDLVYCATSACLVVAPVARAMGVRRVVGHLQEPWSDGDRRGLRPLARACTSLVAVSRSVLDSSGLAEDSRAVVVHNGVSDRSIAAIDRAEGRAPQYVVASRWNGHKGHATLLTAWNAAGCPGQLVVLGGPPAVGSSVDVPGLVAAIVSRPETVTVVGEVDDASPYLRDADAVILPTDTLEGFGLVTLEAFSQGRPVIASRSGGPEEVVDEGRTGWLFDRRDVDGLTTILASMDVATLAVAGRHAREAYLQRFTPERMRRRIGAVVTRELHTADVDSLAVAS
- a CDS encoding sugar transferase: MSSTQSELRSVLVGPSSPRRIDPPFDLPESEAPLASPAATHDAESGAAWARRYRRRLRLVDTVVLTLSIVGAVAVDAARAIAAGQGSDASTLVESVGSPGLPVVVGLVWTLCLTLHRTRDLAVVGSGVVEYKRLLTASVWAFAVVAIGFASVGHIGGEGYFLVALPVGGAGLVVGRWTMRRWLERQRAKGHYLSRAVIVGSRDDIADVVRRIDKTSGAVYDVVGAAVPDADPRGIVVGGRVVPVVADLDGVPRAVWRLGAESVIVAGEPGRGREYLRDLGWSLEGRATELVIASRLTNVAGPRIHYRPVEGLPLMHVELPQFDGPRHALKRLSDLVLASAALIVLAPVFAVVALAVRLDGPGPVLFRQRRVGRDGRTFEMLKFRSMVVDAESRLADLTQADEGAGLLFKMKSDPRVTRVGGVLRRWSLDELPQLWNIVRGEMSVVGPRPPLPREVEGYEDHVHRRLYIKPGLTGMWQVNGRSDLSWEESVRLDLYYVENWSLTVDFVIMWRTVRVLFEHRGAY
- a CDS encoding glycine betaine ABC transporter substrate-binding protein, with amino-acid sequence MTASRLPRRLRRASSALAVAAAATVALTGCGLQPATAFVPAVAPGSIRAIEGLPEDAAITVTAKNFTEQLILGKIAVLAAQAAGFEVTDMTNVPGSVAVRQLMLDGTADMTYEYTGTAWLTYLAEAEGIPDQQEQYEAVRDADADNGLTWLEPAPLNNTYAMAVRAEAVPELGDITSLSQIADLPVDQRTFCVEAEFNSRADGFAPMLAAYGLELGAADGVPTSNVSILDTGTVYTATDRGSCNFGEVFTTDGRIDSLDLDVLEDDRGFFPAYNAAPVLSTATLEEYPQLAEVYDEISPALTDTEMRRLNLAVDVEGEEPADVAFDWMVEQGFVTRP
- a CDS encoding ABC transporter permease, with translation MTASVAPASAPVDGSSSGRRGSRPAWLGLLVQPVAVLAVFAAFVVWLTTADLTTAERTTLNPSDLLAYTGEHLALTFVSAAIVLVLAIPLGVLLTRRPFVRISGPVLVVANFGQAAPAIGLIVLLAFWLGFTFWAAVVALVLYAVLPVLRNTMIGLQSVDARLVEAGRGMGMSASSVLLKVELPLAVPVMLSGIRTALVLLVGSAALATFIGAGGLGLLITTGVNLFLPRVLVSGALLIALLALMIDWLGRVVEYVARPKGLRE
- a CDS encoding ATP-binding cassette domain-containing protein — protein: MSRTDPTRASSSPSDEVSGRSITLDQVTKRYPGQAKPAVDGITLEIPAGKIVMLVGPSGCGKTTTLKMINRLIEPSEGRIVLGDDDVTSIDGDELRRRIGYVIQAGGLFPHMSVAANIAIVPKMLGWSKERIAARVDELLELVSLDPATYRDRYPRELSGGQQQRVGVARALAADPPVLLMDEPFGAVDPITRQRLQDELINIQHELQKTIVIVTHDFDEAVKLGDWIVIFSEGARIVQYDTPERILAEPANEFVENFIGSGAGLKQLTLTRVRDVDLAEAVVARSGESAVDVLARVEAAGHGHAVVVDDRERPVSWPSRRQLGRLGVLGSTPDADLPVIGSGATLNDALDTMLVSSAGAALVTGRRDAFIGVITVEVVMEAITRARASAAEAQHDAPVGTNTGSFDVVPGAPADDEDAA
- a CDS encoding ABC transporter permease, producing MAWDFVVDRWSQIWFASWQHFSLVVQCLVLAVLISVGLAALVHRSPRLYSLANGVSAVGLTLPSFALVGLLIPFAGFGVAPSVIVVTFFAALPILRNAVVGLHEVDGSVVESARGIGMGRFRTLATVQMPLAWPIILTGIRVSAQMVMGIAAVAAYALGPGLGGFIFSGLSRLGGANALASVVTGVVGVVLLALVLDLLLVGLGRLTVSRGIRVQN
- a CDS encoding LLM class flavin-dependent oxidoreductase; protein product: MTRRIRFNAFDMNCVGHQSPGLWRHPDDRSADYTKLSYWTSLARLLEKGVFDGLFIADVLGTYDVYGGNHDAALRNGTQTPVGDPVLLVSAMAAATEHLGFGITAGTAYEHPYPFARRMSTLDHLTEGRVGWNVVTGYLPSAARNMGADDQLDHDTRYDQADEYLEVLYKLWEGSWEDDAVVRDRESGVFTDPTKVHEIGHDGTYYKVPGIHIAEPSPQRTPVIYQAGASPRGIRFAAGNAESIFVAAPTKERLAATVGKIRDALEAAGRDRYSARIYTLLTIITDATPEAARAKHDEYRRYASHEGALTLMSGWMGVDLSTYSLDDPVGDVESNAIQSALANFQAQEGDTGKEWTIRDIAEAAGIGGLGPRIVGSGDEIADQLQEWVDETDVDGFNLAYAITPGTFEDVVEHVIPVLQARGVYPTEYEPGTLRQKLFGRGDRLPDEHHGARYKVSTEVSAP